TATCACCCAAAAAGCACGAGAACTTAATCCTAACCCAAAAAAATAAATAGGAGCGTCAATAAATCCAAACTTCATTAAAAGCTTATTTAAAAATCCATGTGAGGTAAAAATATTATAACTCATTAAGGCAGCCGAAATATCACTTAAAGCTAAAGGGATACAAATAATATAAAGGACGGTCATGTAACCTTTAAATCTACTGTTCACGAAAAGTGCAAGCAAGAAGGCAAGGATAACCTGTAATGGTACTATAACCATCAATAAATACAAGGTATTTTTTAATGCCTTCCAAAAGGTTGAATCTCGAGTCAAAGTAATAAAATTTTCCATACCAACTTTACCTTTTTCAGAGATAAAAGCAAGTTGTAAAGTTTTTACCAAAGGATAGCCGATAAAGCCTGCTAAATAAATTAAGGCAGGGAGGAAAAGTAAATAAGGTATCCATTTTTTTTCTCCTTGGCTAAAAGATGTCATTCTTTCTCCTTTTCACTCATTAAAGAATGCACCTCCCTATTAATAAAAGGTTTAATTTTTACTATAGGGAGGCGCACAGAAATTACCTGTTACAACAATGGCACACCCACTTCTTTGAATATTGCCCTCAACTTATCTCCTGCGGTTGTAATGGTTGTTCCAATATCCGCTCCTTCAATAACTATCTTGGTGAAGGTATCACGATAAGCGGCTGAAAATTCTCCACCTTTTGCCCCAAGGCTCGGTATCAGCGCTATGACTGAATCCGGGGAACCTGATTGAGCAAGTACTCCTGTGGCTAAAATTTTAAGCGGTCCCTCAGGTATAACCCCTTCTGCCTCTTTTATGGTCGGGAAGAAACCGATATTCTCAAGCATCTTAACCTGGATATCCGGGCTAGTGAGGTAATCGATTAATTTGACGGCATTATCTTTCTGTGGAGCTCCTACGGG
This is a stretch of genomic DNA from Candidatus Atribacteria bacterium. It encodes these proteins:
- a CDS encoding sugar ABC transporter permease; the encoded protein is MTSFSQGEKKWIPYLLFLPALIYLAGFIGYPLVKTLQLAFISEKGKVGMENFITLTRDSTFWKALKNTLYLLMVIVPLQVILAFLLALFVNSRFKGYMTVLYIICIPLALSDISAALMSYNIFTSHGFLNKLLMKFGFIDAPIYFFGLGLSSRAFWVIVLTELWRATPLVFIILLASLQVISKDYFEAADVFGFSSWQKFFHITLPLTMPSLQSALLIRTLFAFQIFGVVWLLSGRDIPILAGEVYYQQAELSNFRLAATYGFIIALICIVLSWVYLTFLKTKHSEL